The following proteins come from a genomic window of Castor canadensis chromosome 17, mCasCan1.hap1v2, whole genome shotgun sequence:
- the LOC141410428 gene encoding LOW QUALITY PROTEIN: uncharacterized protein (The sequence of the model RefSeq protein was modified relative to this genomic sequence to represent the inferred CDS: inserted 2 bases in 1 codon), translated as MESSEFTPKQDISEGLESSDRSLWGFNGVATRGPKAGDTYDDASEKLKGQPSDEESGLESDLLEMIDEDKKKSIKDKCREYKEIGEHPDVFSRPAEHQGVPKRQKFYQCGECGKVFNWSSHLIGHQRIHTGEKPYECNECGKTFRQTSQLIVHLRTHTGEKPYECNECGKTYRHSSHLIQHQRLHNGEKPYKCNECGKAFNQSSKLFDHQRTHTGEKPYECKECGAAFSRSKNLVRHQVLHTGKKPYKCNECGKAFCSNRNLTDHQRIHTGEKPYECMECGKAFSRSKCLIRHQILHTGEKPYKCSTCGKAFNQNSQLVDHERIHTGEKPFECSECGKAFSLSKCLIRHQRLHTGEKPYKCNECGKSFNQNSYLIIHQRIHTGEKPYECNECGKVFSYSSSLMVHQRTHTGEKPYKCKDCGKAFSDSSQLIVHQRVHTGEKXLMNVLSVGKPLVSVPLSIITSELTLERSPQVCLGHNPKVWFSERQNKKV; from the exons ATGGAGAGTTCTGAATTCACTCCAAAACAGGACATTTCTGAAGGACTGGAGTCATCTGATAGATCATTATGGGGCTTCAATGGAGTTGCTACTAGGGGACCAAAAGCTGGAGATACTTATGACGATGCTTCCGAGAAACTGAAGGGGCAGCCCTCGGATGAAGAGTCTGGACTAGAAAGTGATTTATTGGAAATGATAGATGAAGATAAGAAAAAATCTATAAAAGACAAAtgtagagaatataaggaaataggGGAACATCCAGATGTGTTCTCTAGGCCTGCTGAACATCAGGGAGTTCCAAAGAGACAGAAATTCTATCAGTGTGGTGAATGTGGCAAAGTGTTCAATTGGAGTTCACACCTCATTGGGCACCAGAgaatccacactggagagaagccataTGAGTGTAACGAGTGTGGTAAGACCTTCAGGCAGACTTCTCAACTAATTGTTCATCTCAGAACCCACACAGGGGAAAAACCCTATGAATGCAATGAGTGTGGGAAGACCTATAGGCACAGCTCCCATCTCATTCAACACCAGAGACTCCATAATGGGGAGAAACCTTATAAATGTAATGAATGTGGGAAAGCTTTTAATCAGAGTTCCAAACTCTTTGACCACCAGAgaactcatactggagagaaaccttatgagTGCAAGGAGTGTGGGGCAGCCTTCAGTCGGAGTAAAAATCTTGTCCGACATCAGGTCCTTCACACTGGTAAGAAACCTTACAAGTGTAatgagtgtgggaaagccttctgtTCCAACAGAAATCTTACTGACCATCAGAGAatccacactggggagaagccttaTGAATGTATGGAGTGTGGCAAGGCCTTCAGTAGGAGTAAATGTCTTATTCGACATCAGATCCTCCACACTGGGGAAAAGCCATATAAATGTAGcacatgtgggaaagccttcaatCAGAACTCTCAACTTGTTGACCATGAGcgaattcatactggagagaaaccttttgAATGTAGTGAGTGTGGTAAGGCATTCAGTCTGAGTAAATGCCTTATTCGGCACCAGAGACTTCACACAGGTGAAAAGCCCTACAAATGCAATGagtgtggaaaatcctttaaTCAAAACTCATACCTGATTATACaccagagaattcacactggtgagaagccctatgaatgtaaTGAGTGTGGGAAGGTCTTTAGTTATAGCTCCAGCCTTATGGTCCATCAGAGAACCCATACTGGGGAGAAACCCTATAAGTGCAAGGATTGTGGTAAAGCCTTTAGTGACAGCTCACAGCTTATTGTCCACCAGAGAGttcacacaggagagaa cctTATGAATGTAttgagtgtgggaaagcctttagtcAGCGTTCCACTTTCAATCATCACCAgcgaactcacactggagagaagccctcaGGTCTGCCTCGGTCATAATCCTAAGGTGTGGTTTTCTGAGAGACAGAACAAGAAAGTGTGA